In Quercus robur chromosome 10, dhQueRobu3.1, whole genome shotgun sequence, a genomic segment contains:
- the LOC126703293 gene encoding coniferyl alcohol acyltransferase-like, with the protein MDMHTEIRDFMVTVSKKEVVAAKFPNQEHWLPLSNLEMCFGPPLDFSLFFCYTKPTCEDNWTFVSKVEVLKKALAEPLVPYYALAGEIIPNSMGEPEILCNNRGVDFIEGFADIELQNLNLYRADETIGCKLVPKKKNGVLAVQATGFKCGGLMVACTFGHQIMDAYSASMFLISWAEVAQSKPFSSLPTFCRSLLNPRIPGSFDSSIENLCIPITTFHPTKEPNLGANNFVSRTYIVKANIINQLQSLASTNECKRTKVECFSALLWKIIAKSGTTDKNISKLGIVVDGRTRIGRGDEEKTKILASYFGFVLSIPYGSKNVDELIEKPLSSIANEVHGIVESAMTEHFLDLLDWAEAHRSVPRLLKIYAYGSREGPALVVSSGLRFPLSKVQFGWGRPTCVSCYFPWGGDAGYVMPVQSPSENGDWIVYMHLLKEELELIEREAGHVFRPLTMEYLNEFEQEPLVSLSNVTV; encoded by the exons ATGGATATGCATACAGAGATAAGAGACTTCATGGTGACTGTGAGCAAGAAAGAGGTGGTGGCAgccaaatttccaaatcaaGAGCATTGGCTACCACTATCTAACCTAGAAATGTGTTTTGGGCCTCCATTGGATTTTAGTCTCTTCTTTTGTTATACGAAGCCAACCTGTGAAGACAACTGGACATTTGTGTCAAAGGTTGAGGTTCTAAAGAAGGCCTTGGCAGAACCTTTGGTTCCATACTACGCTCTTGCTGGTGAGATAATTCCAAACTCCATGGGTGAACCTGAGATTCTTTGCAACAACCGTGGGGTAGACTTCATTGAAGGTTTTGCAGATATAGAACTTCAAAACCTCAACTTGTATAGAGCTGATGAGACCATTGGCTGCAAACTTGTACCCAAGAAGAAGAATGGCGTGCTGGCTGTTCAG GCTACTGGGTTCAAATGTGGCGGACTTATGGTGGCATGCACTTTTGGCCATCAAATAATGGACGCATACTCGGCCAGCATGTTTCTTATCTCATGGGCTGAGGTTGCTCAATCTAAACCTTTCTCTTCACTACCAACATTCTGCCGATCATTGCTCAATCCTCGAATCCCCGGTTCCTTTGATTCTTCGATTGAAAACTTGTGCATCCCCATCACAACGTTCCACCCAACCAAAGAGCCAAACCTGGGCGCTAATAACTTTGTTAGCCGCACGTACATTGTTAAAGCCAACATTATCAACCAACTCCAATCACTAGCCAGCACCAATGAATGCAAAAGGACTAAAGTTGAGTGTTTCAGTGCACTCCTATGGAAAATTATTGCCAAAAGTGGTACGACTGACAAAAATATATCCAAACTGGGCATTGTTGTTGATGGAAGGACAAGAATTGGCCGTGGAGACGAAGAGAAAACAAAGATATTGGCTTCTTACTTTGGATTCGTGTTGTCCATTCCTTATGGAAGCAAGAACGTAGATGAGCTTATTGAAAAACCATTGAGTTCGATAGCAAATGAAGTTCATGGAATTGTGGAAAGTGCAATGACTGAGCATTTCTTGGATTTGTTAGATTGGGCAGAGGCTCATCGTTCAGTTCCTAGGTTGTTAAAGATATATGCCTATGGCAGCAGAGAAGGTCCTGCTCTTGTGGTTTCGTCTGGTTTGAGGTTTCCATTATCAAAGGTGCAGTTTGGATGGGGAAGACCAACTTGTGTGTCATGCTATTTCCCATGGGGTGGAGATGCTGGGTATGTGATGCCAGTGCAAAGCCCTTCTGAAAATGGTGATTGGATCGTGTACATGCACCTCTTGAAGGAGGAATTGGAATTGATAGAACGTGAAGCTGGTCATGTGTTTAGGCCTTTAACTATGGAATACCTCAATGAATTTGAACAAGAACCTCTTGTTAGTTTATCAAATGTGACTGTTTGA
- the LOC126703208 gene encoding uncharacterized protein LOC126703208, translating into MCEICDGEAEDTIHALWDCHVLKEIWWEMDICRSNLATRFTCFSDLLTGIFNSQEPNQAEVFAFVAWEIWRKRNALRVGVDSIPYSKIFVEAIERLQEFQAARSDQILTNQRNGFTSWVPSPNPLLKVNFDGAVFQDTYHAGIGVVIRDSEGKVLSALSERIKLTPTVDDVKAMACRRAIENGLQQALFEGDSATVINDIQAGPPCLASFGHIIEDAINLTSHLYYCSFSHVLRKGNTVADKVAIN; encoded by the coding sequence ATGTGCGAAATATGCGATGGCGAAGCAGAAGATACCATTCATGCATTGTGGGATTGCCATGTACTGAAAGAAATTTGGTGGGAGATGGACATTTGCAGGAGTAATCTTGCTACTCGTTTCACTTGTTTTAGTGATCTCCTAACAGGAATTTTTAATAGTCAAGAACCAAACCAGGCCGAGGTGTTTGCATTTGTAGCTTGGGAGATTTGGAGAAAGAGGAATGCTTTAAGGGTGGGTGTTGACTCCATACCGTACTCAAAAATATTTGTGGAAGCCATTGAGAGATTGCAAGAGTTCCAAGCAGCACGGTCTGATCAAATCTTAACCAACCAGAGGAATGGTTTCACTAGCTGGGTCCCATCTCCTAACCCTCTGCTGAAAGTTAACTTTGACGGGGCGGTATTCCAGGATACGTACCATGCTGGAATTGGTGTTGTAATCAGGGACTCCGAAGGCAAAGTTTTAAGTGCTTTATCTGAAAGGATCAAATTAACCCCAACGGTGGACGATGTTAAAGCAATGGCATGCAGGAGAGCAATTGAGAATGGACTACAACAAGCACTGTTTGAAGGGGACTCGGCAACAGTCATAAACGACATTCAAGCTGGTCCACCTTGTCTGGCTTCGTTTGGGCATATTATTGAGGATGCCATCAACTTGACTTCACACCTCTATTACTGCTCCTTTTCACATGTGCTACGAAAAGGCAATACTGTGGCTGACAAGGTAGCTATAAATTAG